Proteins from one Sordaria macrospora chromosome 1, complete sequence genomic window:
- a CDS encoding 60S ribosomal protein uL6 codes for MRYIHSEETLEVPENVKVSIKSRIVTVEGPRGKLVKDLSHIAVNFSVIKKGIIGLEIHHGNRKNVAALRTVRTLINNLIIGVTKGFKYKMRYVYAHFPINVNVEKNAETGNFEVEIRNFIGEKIVRRVVMQPGVDVEISKSQKDELVLSGNSLEGVSQSAADIQQICRVRNKDIRKFLDGIYVSEKGNIVEDQ; via the exons ATGCGCTACATCCACAGTGAGGAGACCCTGGAGGTCCCTGAGAACG TCAAGGTCTCGATCAAGTCCAGGATCGTTACCGTCGAGGGCCCCCGCGGCAAGCTCGTTAAGGACCTCAGCCACATTGCCGTCAACTTCTCcgtcatcaagaagggcatCATCGGCCTCGAGATTCACCATGGCAACCGCAAGAACGTCGCCGCTCTCCGTACCGTCCGCACCCTTATCAACAACTTGATCATCGGTGTCACCAAGGGCTTCAAGTACAAGATGCGCTACGTCTATGCCCATTTCCccatcaacgtcaacgttGAGAAGAACGCCGAGACTGGCAACTTCGAGGTCGAGATCCG CAACTTCATCGGCGAGAAGATCGTCCGCCGCGTCGTTATGCAGCccggtgtcgatgtcgagatCTCCAAGTCCCAGAAGGATGAGCTTGTCCTCTCCGGCAACTCCCTCGAGGGTGTCTCCCAGTCCGCTGCTGATATCCAGCAGATCTGCCGGGTGCGCAACAAGGATATCCGTAAG TTCCTTGACGGTATCTACGTCTCCGAGAAGGGCAACATTGTCGAGGACCAGTAA